The sequence aggcccctggtggagcaggctgtccccctgcagcccatgggtcccacacggagcagatctccacgctgcagccccccgtggaggagcccccggtggagcaggtggatgtggcctggaggaggctgcggcccatggagagcccccgcaggagcaggccccgggccggagctgcagcccgtggagaggagcccacgcaggagcaggggtctggggggagctgccgcccatgggggacccgtgctggagcagtttgctcctgggggatggaccccgtggtacggagctatgtgggagcagttcctgaagagctgctgcctgtgggcagcccccacaggctcagttcgggaaggacggcatcccgtgggagggaccccacgtggagcaggggcagagtgaccatgaaggagcagcagagacaaagcatcagggactgaccgcagcccccattccctgttcccctgcaccactcaggggtGAGGCGGtgaaagagggtggatggggggaaggtggtttgagtttgcttttagttctcactgctgtaGTCTGCTATCAGTAagtaagaaattatttctaTCCCCCTATGCTGAGTCAGTTTTGCCCACAATTATAATTGGTGAGCAGTTTCCCTGTCATTAACTCAAcctttgagccctttccatcctattttctcacCCTCTTCTGTGGAGAAGGagaagtgagagagcagttgtggtcaagttcagctgcccagcagggtgaaaccaccacaaccTAAGTCTCTCAGTGCCATAGTTGGCCAAGAGTTGACCTTCATCCCTTCAGTCTGGAGTCACAGAAGCGGCATTTGAACAAGGTCAGCCAGAAATGTATCATGCTTCCTAGTGGTCCTACACAGCCCAAACTATCCTCTAACTCATTGTTTCCAAGTTAAATTACTCTTAATGTAACTAACAAAACACCTGCCACCATGTGCTTGCTGGAAAAGTACAAATATTTAGAAGTGCTTCATTTAAGGCCTTCTGAGTTCTCAGTAAGAACTCCCCTGCTGTCTCCAGCCACATCTCCTGCATCCTGAGAAACAACTTGCTTCAAGTTGTAATAAGGAAACGCATTGGTTTAGTTCACAATGAACTCTGTAAGACACAGTCACTGGGCTTCAAGGGTCACGGGGCTGATGCTGTTGATTCCTCGTTCATTTTACACCACAGGACGAGAGGGAAGCATTTTATGTGTGCTGGAGGGATTTCTCTGCCACTAACCTCACACGTGCAGGATCACAGCTCATCTCTGCTCCCAGGGTTAGAACAGTCTTTGTACCTGGACACTGGGCAGCCTGGCTGAAGGAATAAGCAATACCCAAATGCTAATCCAAGCCTTCATGATGACACATCACTAGAATCTGCATCTATCTCTGACAGAAAGGGGTGGTGCTGCTCTTCTGGCCACCTTCTGATACTGGTTCTGTGTAGATAACTTTTGAAGTCCATGCAACATCTCACTCCACCCCACATGGTGGTAGTAATGACTTATCTTCTGGATTTTGTAGCACTGTAAGAATTTGTTAATGAATGTTAAGGAAATGGTTTTCTGCAATTTCTGTCAGTGACACCGCATCCTACAACTGAGTTAAACATGAACTcctatttacttattttgaaatgaattaaagCCATTCAGAAAAATTGGCATGAACTTACTATATGCGTGCCTAAAAtctagagatttttttcaaatacacagACTGAGATATTCAAAAGTTAACCATTGCTCACACACCTCTTTAGTATTTATAATGAATGTTTCATTCACTGTTGTGAACTGGCCTTCCACCAGTTTTGTCTATCTGCTTTCAGACTCACCAACCTCAATCATTTCTGTAGACCTGATGGCGTGGGGAGAGTCCTGGTCCTCCAGTCCCCCACCAGATGCTGGCTCTCACCTTGGTGCACCTGCTTCATGCTGGAATCCAAGCGAGGACTCCAAGAGCTAAGTACACAGCCACTAGGACATCAGGCATGGCAGCCCAGAGTAGAGGTTGGAAAGCAGAGTCCCAGATGTCTGCATTTCCCACAAGGCAGAGCTCCCTTGTCCCACCAGAACTTGAAGTGCACAGCAATGGACCCTGCCTGACTCACAGCTTTCCCCATCCAGGGGAGCTGGCTGCCAGGAGGCCCAACACCACCACCAGTGGCTAAAGGGGACAACCAGAACCACTGCTCTGGTTTCATACGATCACATATCATCAGGACATGGACTGTACCCACTGTCTGGTCCACTTATCTCAGAGCTAGAGTGCgagccacctcctccttgcAAAAGGcatcctcttctcacagataaagTGGGTTAGGTGTCacacaaaaaatacagattgataaaaagcaaagctaCCTCCCCGCACCTCTTCCCACCTCCCAGCTTGGCAAGGCACCAGGGATCATTTCGGTAAGCCACCAGTGCACATGGATGTGCACACACGAGTGCACACACTGACGGGTTTTATGACACTGTCCTACAGTCTCTCTTGTTCTGACTTACGAACAAATGCCTTGTGATCTCTGTTCCCTAGACTACCCGTGCCAGCTCTAGTCAACAGAGAGTTGCAATCACCTCTCCTATTTTGACCATATGGAAAATTGGAAAACAGCCTGCCTTTTCCATGAAAGCCATAAAGAAACAATAAGTAAATAACAGAActtaaacacttccaaaacAAGTAAGAAAACAGATCTTTTTATTAGGAACAAAATCattgcagggaaaagaaaaagaacaccaTAAAAAGAACAATAGCTGGGCATGAGCATGTACAATTACAGGAAGAGTACAGGCTGCACAACTTTTCTCCTGACCTCACAGTAGCAGAAAACTTTGCCCCACTGCTGAACAGCCTCTTCATCAgggaagcaaagaaaaccaGCTGTGCGTGTCCTATCTGCCTCGAGTCTCAGACTCTCATCTCAAGGGGAAAAAACCTCCCATACTGGGGGTACAACAGTAAGGGTGCTAAGAGCAGCCACAGCATCCCCAGCCATCCCAGAAGCAGGAGAGCAAGGAGGTGAGCTGGAGCCAGACAGGCTGGCCCAGCTCTGTCACCTCACCAACCCTCAGCCCCAAAATGCTGGCACAtttgcagcacagctgggagcaGCGTTCAGCCCCTGAGGCTACGCGTGTGCCGGAGCCGATcatcccctgcctgcccctgccagaAAGGGCAGAGGAGAAACAGTGCTGGCCACATCTCCCCATTTTCACAGCTGTGGCCCCCATCCACatatgcagcacagtgactggGATGTTAAGTGCAGctgccaccccagcaccccatatCACGCACTTTTTTTGTCACTCTGCTCATGGCCTTTGAGGAATGTTGGTACCAAAAGGAGATAGAACAGCACCATGAGAAAAGTCATCGTCTCCCTCTTACCATGGAAAAATCTGATTCCTACGGCATCCTTAAAGAGCAGAGATGGACTGAATCATTGCCAACACAGCACACAGGATCCAAAAACCTTTTAGACAGCCACAGAACACGGGAACAAGGAGCAGAACAGCCTATAGCTGGGCACCACCGACGCAGAGCTTTGCCATGTGCAGACACGAAGGACATCCAGGGAAACATGCAGCCACCCCGCCAGCTCCCCCGCTTGGAGAGAAGTGCTCGgcaggtttttcttttgcagggGTGCCTGCAGACCTCAGGGGGTGGGTGGCATTTACAAGGCACACCTCCAGCCTGCTTCCAAAGGATTTGGGAAACAGCATCAGCACGATGATAGAAGGGACAGagcaagggaagagagagaaaggcagcACACCTCCCTACCCCATCCATTTCAGACCCACCACCTCGCTTTTGCTTACCAAAACGTACCTATGCAGTAAACACCCTGCTCTGGcaacacagccctgcagcactcaggtggcccagcagcccccagcagttTTGTCAGGGTCTCAGCTTCCTGCAGCATGGGATCGAGTCCttgccctctcctccctcttccctGAAGGTCTACCCCGGCTGCGGCACTCACAAGCCTCCCTTAAGCACAGCAGGATGCTTGCAGCAGCAAGGCTTGCTTAAGGGACTCCATAAAttgctgctgtctgtgcagATAGCGCAGCACTGAGAAAGCCTACACACACAGGCAGATGGCCAACTTAATCAGCTTGTGGTAAGTAGCTAAACCATTACGATAAAGGCACTAATGCTTGCACTGATGAATGATCTCAGCATTATAATCAATGTTTCAGCCAAAATTAATGCACCCAAGCCCCAGGCAACCTCCTGCTGAAGGCAAGCAAGCGATAGAGCTGTATGAGCTCTGACAGCCCAAGCAGTTACATTCTGGTGGAAGGTATCCGACAGCCCCCTGCTATCACAGGGCATCAGGATGTGAGCAAGCCACCAGCGCTTCCTGCCCACCGCTTCACACCTCACGCAGTCCATGGCGAGGCCCAAATCTCAACAGGGTCTGGAGCTCAGAGGAGCGCTTCAGATAAATACCTGGCACAGCAGGTACTTAGCTGAAAGCTTGGTCAAACTCTTTGCAAGGCCTGTGAAAAAATGCCTTGAAATCTCCTGAGAAGAGGCTTTCTCAGGAAATTTCTGGCAGGTCCTCATTTCTACCTGGGACAGGTGTGCTACCACAATCCACCTGTCCCTTGCAGGAGCCACTAGCTGGCAAAGATGGGGGAAGGCATGaagagggcagggagcaggaggtaTCACCCATCCAATCTCAGGCTGTCCTCAGGGCTCTATCATGTAACTGCAGATCTGCTAACAGGCAAAGCACCAGAGAGCTGCCCAGTTTTGTTAGGGAACCTGCCAGCCCATGGCAGCGTGGCCTTGGAGCCacacatggttttgttttttgttttgtttttaaatgaggttATAGCAGGCCTGACACATCGCATCTTTCCCCTGCTAAATTTTTCCAGACCAATTCTTACACACAGTGAGACTATGGGATGCAAAGGACGGGTGTCACAGGCTTCAGGAGAGGGTGAAACAGCAATCATGTCACATCAGTCATCAGTTGGGTCCGGGAAACAGTCTGAGGCATGTTCCTGGCTTTCCACATAACCTATCATCTCCTGTTCTGGCATTTCCTCAGGTTCTACCACCACTGGCAAATTTTCTTCCACCAGGGGTGGGGGTTCAGTGCCTGGACCAATCTGGGCAGTGTCTGGAAAAGAAGGGGGAAACAGCTTACACATGTGCAACACATTCATCCCTGGGGAAATtatcccctcccctccccagccctcagTGCTCCAAGCTGCCCAGCCAGCTCAagcacccccctccccaggcttCTACAAGCCACATTTCAATATGCTTCATAACTACTCATGGAGCTCTCTCTGCAAGACATGTTGGTGCTGAAGCTCTCTGAGCCCAACAACCCAAAATATACCAAAACACCAAAGCCAAAtctattcagttttatttaaatcataAAAGCTAGCTAAATgtacacatttttaatatgttctCACCTTAACACTTCCCACATGTAATTCTGCTTTTACTAATTCgtagaaaaattaaatatgggATGTTTTGTTAGTCAAACCAatactgtggattttttttaaaatagaaacaagttctacattattaatatattaatattaaacaaCTACCTGAatgacttgcatttttttcccctttcttgcACTACATTCAAcaaatgcttctttaaaaatgatttaattatgATGCTTctttaataaatgcttttaataaaCTGAAGGCAGGGCAAAGCAGCATGTAAGGATAGACAAAAAGCACAGATGAGCAGGTGAGAGGCCATGCACAGTACAGCGAAGGacacagggagcagaggcagcagagctgagctatGACCTGTGTAATGATGTCTAAGCTGGACCTACTTCAGCTCTTGATGATGCATTACTAAGGAAAGTGTTGCCAAGCATTCACGTTTGTGACATAAATTTGAGGGAAACATAATGCAAAAAGCAGAGTATTAATATTGAGTGCTCACAGATTTCTGAAAGGTTTTTATTGCTGCATTCTCTTGACCACACTATGCTGAAGCTGTGGGGTTTTATTATTGATTATTTTGAAGGATATAAAATGTGATTGTATTCCTATTTTGGCCCCAGTTTAAGGAAATATGTAAACCTGACTTTGATAGGATTTAGCCCTGTTTACAGCATATTGGTAGATGCTGTCCCAAAGACGATGTCTGCCTGCTAAAACATTGCTGATTCTTATAAAACTGATGataaaggtgggggggggggggataaaaatTGCAGGAAAGCTGCTAATTTGGGGGATGGGGGTtgctgggtttgtttttgtttttaagggacATGTTAGCACAGGATACAGTGGCACAGACAGCATACaacctgctggcagcaccctCTGCAGGACACTTACGAGAAGGCTGCTGCTACATCCCACAGCTGGATGAGGGCAAGAGCTACCCAGTACTGCACCGATAAGCGACCTGCTGCAACTTCTGTCACCCAGACAGAGTTCAGCGGCCTAGCAGCCCTCACTAGCTAGCTTCAGGCTTCCCTCTGCAGCCAGGTCCCCCCCGCTGTCACACACGTTCATTTCACCCTCCTCAGCAGGCTGTCTGGCGTGAAACAAGTCACTGGACGCACCCGGCACTGGAGGGCAGTCGATTTGGACAGCTTGAGCCTCCACATGGTCTCCGTTGGGGGGGCTCTTCACAGCTTCACTGGAGACCACTGACATCGCTATTCCGTCATCCTTTTCATCCTCTGCAAAGCCAAAATGAGAAACTTGAAGGGAagaggccccccagcccccggcagcGCTGGCACGTTCGTTGTGAGGCCAGGCCTCCAGCACACACGGCTCCCCCTCACGTGGCGCTGGCTCCGCTCCCAGAGCGGACAGATGCCAGCACACAGGGCCACTGCCGGCCTGCCAGAGACCAGCCTGGCCGTGCTGGCAGGATCACAGCCTGAGGTGGCCACGCAGGCAGAGAGCACTTGGGGACAGGTGCTGACAGAGGACGGCCAGCAGAAGCCATCAGGTTCCGTCAGAATCAGGCCCAAACGAGGCTCAGTTTTCTTGCCCATAGAAAAAGTTTTGCTGCGTTTCTTTCTGGCACACACTAGCAAATGTGAgctgacaaaaggaaaagcacagtTTTCTTCAAGACCCCATCAGTCCTAGCAGTTGCCTGTCAGCGAGTAGGTTTCTGCTCCACTGGGTCAAGGGAGAGCTGGATGGAAAACGAGTATCCACCGAGGTAAGGCCAGTTCATGCTGGGGCTATTTCCACCCCAGCCCATAGACACACTGCCCCTTCTGGGTGACCCAGGGGCAACAGAGCTCTCCACTCACCTGAAGGCACTGGGATGAACTTGTGCTTCCTCTTCATGCAGCAACAGATGACTGAGGACACAACCACCACCAGGATAGCTGCACCCCCTGCACATCCTGCCAGGATGTAAATGAACAACGGGTACTGCAGCAGGTCTCCTGCAGGAAGGACGGCATTGTTAGTTGCCAGGGCAGGCAAGCTTCTTTCTCCCAGCTGGAGAAAGCCCCACGGCCAGATTGGTGCATGTGGGCATTACTGTTGCTTTGGATCAAGGATGTTTGAGAGAAATTATGAGCTGTAGCACATCGTCATTCATGTCACGTCGTTTAATCGTGGTATGgaatttttcattataaaaagaGACTCACACAACTATGCTGTGTGCATCTGTTTGTCTACTCTGAACAATAACATCTCAGATAATCCACACTTGATCAAATTTaatggaggaggtggtggtttTAAAGATGCTACATTTCAAAAAGTTTTGTGAAAACCGGAAGCCCAGAAGGAGACCTAAGCTAGCATCTCCTGCTGAAAGAAGGGCCACAGTCTGCCCTCAGTGCTCAGAGTATGCCTCAGAGAATCCACTTCAGATAGCAGTACAGCAACTACGCCAACCTCAAAGAAAGTGCAGGCTCTGATCTGACTTTATCAGACACCAGAGGATCCAGACACCAGGGCCTCTAAAGCACGCTAAACCTCACCATAGCTTTTTGAATCATTGGGACCTCTTCTTGCCTGCTACTCAACCCCTTTGAACAAGACAGCAGTAGCTTCACATAGCGAGACTGAACAGCGAGGAACCAGACCAGCTATCCAAACACAGCACTTCTTCACTTTCCCTgcatctctctttttaaaaacacactgGCTAAACTCTGGGCAGCGCCACTCAGGTTCCCCCAAGAAGGCTGCAGACAAGCTCCTTTCTGAGCTGGGCGCAGCACAGCGCCAGCACAATTCTCCTGCGTGGCCAGCCTCTGTAGGGACAGttagcacatttttaaaagtctagGCTCAAAATTAAACTTTCAGGAAATGAGAAATCATTGCCCtgatcattttatttcctttttgaggAAAACTCAAGAGAATATTGTCCAAGGCCTAAAATATGTTGAAAATGGtcctgaatatttcttttaaaaatgccatttgTTCAGAAGGTCTTTCCAAGAAGTATTatgttaaaaatcagaaataaaacaggcagtaatcaaaatatgaataataaaatccttttaTGTATGTTGACTTGTTAACTTCTGAGCCATTTGTTTTAGATCCTCCACAATGAGAGCCCTTTGGTGCCTTGGAAATTTATAGTATTTCTTCCAAATTgttttaaacacttaaaattaatttcatcagCCAACAGGTTGCCCAAATGAGTGCTTTTACAATAGATCTTGTATCTGAATTGGAACAACTGTGGAAAAACTATATTTATCCCTTTGTCTGGAACAAATAACTCACAAAATGAGTTAgtctttaattcatttaattgaacttatttctctccatttttctaGTATCCATAACAGCTTTATCTCACTTCTTATGAACATGGCTGCATTTGGTgactaaaaagtaaaaatgctgCTACTTCCTTGCTCTCACACCCTTCCCAATACATGTTTATGCATGTGCTCATCCCAGCAGAGCTATCACCAAATTCCCTCGTGGGCTTTTGAAGAGGAAATGAGAAACTGATATCACACCCAGGGAATTGGGCAGCCACCCAGAATAAACAATGGTAGCTGTCAGCAGTCGTGTAGTTTATCACAGGGCTTGATTCAGAGCTCATGGACATTTGCATCCTCACTCCCCAGTGTCTCAGTTAACTTGGGTCTGACCATACTGAACAACTTTTGGCCAATTCAACTGGACAATATTAGGACTGTTGCTCCACAATCACCAATGCCAAACTTGTACAGGCTGGCCTGCAGCACCAATGCAACCAAGCACAAACAGCCCACGGCATTTCTGCCAAGTGCCAGAACACAGAATACGGTGCTTAGGtcagtatttttgcttttataccAACTCTATGCCAGCCATGAGAAAAGACAGTACCCAATCTGCTGCACAGTTAGAGCATTTCAGACAATTTCTGAAACACTAGGTGCTATTGCACAGTACAATTTCTCTAGCAGCAAAGATTTGTTAAGTTACTTACGactaaattaataaaaaatccTACGGTTAAATTATGTTATCCTGACACAGTCCTGATGACCATCTTCACTGCCAGAGAGGACAAAAACCTTCAGATCTTCACTACTGGAGATGCAAGTGAATATCTAATCaatttgattttgttctttattagAAGTCAGCTTACAACACTGACCAGTGCTTTGCATCTTGAGGTTATGGCAGTCCTAGGATGCAGATTTACTGTCTCATTACAGCATGGTCTCATTCAAGCAGGTTACTCAGCATTTATGGAGAGCTTGCAAAGGGATCAGGTCATGGCCTTCTCACAGAACTACATAcccaagcagggacacagatttttttttttaattttttttaatttattatttatttttttttttaagtaaatgacTTGCATCTTTACCTTTATCGGCCCTGCATTATCAGAGGTGAGGTATTTATATAGTCTGGTATATCTTTGTGTTGCTGGTCTAGACAAggagaaagatgaggaaaaacaccTCAGCTGAGTCCAGCAGCAACAGGGCTGAATTAGTAGAAGTGTTTTTCCAAGAATGTTGCAGAAATTGGAAGGCAGTTAGGGTAACGGGTGAATGTCAGAGTAGGAAGCATCTCGTGTTTCTACATTGACTCTTAAAAGCATGTAAAATCTCCATCACTggaagtagaaaaagaaatagagatccttccctgcagcagagTTGGGTAGAAGGACCTGCTGAACAAACTTTCACCCTTTCTATGACTGTAGGCTCAGTCTGAGACAGAGCAGGAAGAAGGAAGTCACTGGGACACTTTCTAACGGAGGATGTGGTAAGTCTGGAAGGCAGCTGCCCGAGGACAGAAGACCTCGTTTTTTATGCTGACAGCAACAACTCCTAAGATTCCCACCACAAGAGACCAAGAGGGAGATTTTCTGGCATTGCCATTACTCACCATAGTCGCAAGACAGTGCAATGGGCCCGCACCTCGCGACGCCGTTCCTGTGGTGAACCTCACATACAAACTCCCCATGCATGGTTTTGTCCAGGCGAACCTTCTTCCCACCATCCTTAATGCAAGCCTCGGAGGTCTTCAGCTCACTGCCATTCAGCAGCCACTCAAATCTCATCCTCTCGTTGCTGGGCACGTTGCAGGACAACTCTCCGGTCCCATTGGGGAAGCACTGGATAGCAATGGCTGGCTCTGGTCATGCAGCACGGGGCAACAGgaacagggagggaagagagacaATGAGCAGACTCAGCACTGActgagagctgggcaggagcttTTCCTACCAGGAAGACTCCCACAGCATTTGCAGTTAGCCAGGGTGCACAGCAATCAGTAAACACTCTTCAgggcctgctcccagccctttGGCAGCACTCACCCAACCCTACTGCTGACTCTTGGTCAATGTTTTGGGGACACCACAAAAATACAGCCTCTCTTCATTTTCCATGTAGAAACTGACAAAGGTAACAACAGAAACCCATGATCTGAGGATCGTGGACACACCCTAAGCATCTGGTGGCCAGAGGCTTCCTCCGTAATCAGTGGATAACTGTAGCTTCAGAGGAGAGTCAGACCTCTCCTTGACCAGGTACTTTTGCTGTCATTGTCTCTACTGTTTTAGCGAGGAATTAGTAGAGATCATGTCTAACATAGGTACCAACACAAGACACCCACAGTTAGATAGAACGGCCCAGACTAGGACAACCGAAACTGAAGCAATGCATCAACAATCATATCGtgttttcctgattttctctctttcagtcTACTATAAGGAGCCAAGCTACTTCTGACATTTGCCACTTTGCAAATACAGGCTAACCAGAGAGGTTGTATGGTTTGATGACCATAAGAGTCACATAGAGAATATCTATGCAAATCATCTATGTAAACAAGCTCAGAAATCACCCTCCTCAACTATGACATCAACTTCAACTAAAATTACTGCCTCCAGAAATACCTTTGCTGTGAAATTGTTTCCCTGACTTTATGTGGCAACAGAACACAAGGAGGAGACAAGAGTTCCCAGAGTAAATTCACTGAAATAGAGGTAAAAAAACAGGACACTTTGCAATCTTTGCCTACTTCCAGTCTAAGCCCCTGATCTTTTTTGCCAAGGAGTCACATCTTTGACCTACTCTCTGTGACAGTTCTGCTTGTTTGCACTTGAACAG comes from Anser cygnoides isolate HZ-2024a breed goose chromosome 1, Taihu_goose_T2T_genome, whole genome shotgun sequence and encodes:
- the LOC106039877 gene encoding uncharacterized protein isoform X1, whose product is MRKSCIKRYLSGKITPLGKKSLTRPFSLSSGSVTMISVLSGSSAMFSIGTENLQNLSKMSKDNERCFVDVVNGTWLASCGTCYRRLNLQNGSLVLRTVEKEDEGNYEFVFNNISKSFALKVLEPAIAIQCFPNGTGELSCNVPSNERMRFEWLLNGSELKTSEACIKDGGKKVRLDKTMHGEFVCEVHHRNGVARCGPIALSCDYGDLLQYPLFIYILAGCAGGAAILVVVVSSVICCCMKRKHKFIPVPSEDEKDDGIAMSVVSSEAVKSPPNGDHVEAQAVQIDCPPVPDTAQIGPGTEPPPLVEENLPVVVEPEEMPEQEMIGYVESQEHASDCFPDPTDD
- the LOC106039877 gene encoding uncharacterized protein isoform X4, which translates into the protein MISVLSGSSAMFSIGTENLQNLSKMSKDNERCFVDVVNGTWLASCGTCYRRLNLQNGSLVLRTVEKEDEGNYEFVFNNISKSFALKVLEPAIAIQCFPNGTGELSCNVPSNERMRFEWLLNGSELKTSEACIKDGGKKVRLDKTMHGEFVCEVHHRNGVARCGPIALSCDYGDLLQYPLFIYILAGCAGGAAILVVVVSSVICCCMKRKHKFIPVPSEDEKDDGIAMSVVSSEAVKSPPNGDHVEAQAVQIDCPPVPDTAQIGPGTEPPPLVEENLPVVVEPEEMPEQEMIGYVESQEHASDCFPDPTDD
- the LOC106039877 gene encoding uncharacterized protein isoform X2; this encodes MDFNSPFILLLIITVTDGSVTMISVLSGSSAMFSIGTENLQNLSKMSKDNERCFVDVVNGTWLASCGTCYRRLNLQNGSLVLRTVEKEDEGNYEFVFNNISKSFALKVLEPAIAIQCFPNGTGELSCNVPSNERMRFEWLLNGSELKTSEACIKDGGKKVRLDKTMHGEFVCEVHHRNGVARCGPIALSCDYGDLLQYPLFIYILAGCAGGAAILVVVVSSVICCCMKRKHKFIPVPSEDEKDDGIAMSVVSSEAVKSPPNGDHVEAQAVQIDCPPVPDTAQIGPGTEPPPLVEENLPVVVEPEEMPEQEMIGYVESQEHASDCFPDPTDD
- the LOC106039877 gene encoding uncharacterized protein isoform X3, whose product is MLTLRQYSLGSVTMISVLSGSSAMFSIGTENLQNLSKMSKDNERCFVDVVNGTWLASCGTCYRRLNLQNGSLVLRTVEKEDEGNYEFVFNNISKSFALKVLEPAIAIQCFPNGTGELSCNVPSNERMRFEWLLNGSELKTSEACIKDGGKKVRLDKTMHGEFVCEVHHRNGVARCGPIALSCDYGDLLQYPLFIYILAGCAGGAAILVVVVSSVICCCMKRKHKFIPVPSEDEKDDGIAMSVVSSEAVKSPPNGDHVEAQAVQIDCPPVPDTAQIGPGTEPPPLVEENLPVVVEPEEMPEQEMIGYVESQEHASDCFPDPTDD